The Paenibacillus sp. BIC5C1 DNA segment TCGGACCCTGCGCAAGAAGCTTGGCGAAGATGTGGGCAAGAACAAGTTTATCAAAACGATCTGGGGTGTGGGGTATACGTTTAATGAATAAACGCAGAAGTTTTCGAACGACCATGATTCTGTTGCTTGGTTTAAGCATGTTGGCATCTGGAGCGATTACCTTTGGGGTATATAAAGTGATGCAATACTATTACACCGGTGTGCGTGCGGAAGATCAGTTAGCGGAATATCGTCACTTTATGAGAAGTATAGGGGATATTTACTTTTTCCTCATCTTGTTCATACCGCTTGCCATCCTTTTTTTCTTCTGGTTTACCAAGCCGTATGTTACCTACTTCAAAAATATCTCCACAGGTATCCGGCAGCTCGCAAGTGGTGATTTCCAGCACCGTGTGCAAATTTCGACGAAGGACGAGCTGGGCGCGATTGCTGAGGATATCAATCTGGCAAGTCTGAAACTGAGAGAAGCGGTAGAACGGGGAGATTTTGCGGAGAGCAGCAAGGACCAGCTGGTTGTAAACCTGGCGCATGATTTGCGTACCCCGCTAACATCAGTATTGGGTTATCTGGATCTGTTGATGAAGGATGATCAGCTGACGGAGGAGCAGGTTAGGCACTTTACAGCGATTGCTTTTACCAAGTCTCAACGTCTCGAGAAACTGATCGATGATTTGTTCGAGATTACACGGATGAATTATGGTATGTTGTCGATTGAGAAGAAGAGACTTGATCTTAGTGAACTGCTACGGCAGATGAACGAAGAGCTGTACCCTGTTTTTGAAAAGAACCACCTGGTCACCCGACTGCATATCGATTCCGAGTTAACCATCTCCGGCGATGGTGAGGTGCTTGCACGCGTGTTTGAGAACCTGTTGATCAATGCAGCACGTCATGGTACAGATGGTCTCTACGTGGATATCCATGGGCATCGTGATGCAGGACAGGTGATCATTCAGATCATGAACTATGGGGGACATATTCATCCGGATGATCTGCCTCATATTTTCGATATGTACTATACCGGAGATCGTGCGCGGACACCTCAGGAAGGTGGAACAGGCCTGGGCCTGTTTATTGCCAAAAATATTGTGGAGCAGCATGATGGGTCCATTTCGGCTCAAAGTGATATCGTACGGACCGTGTTTGAAGTGCGGTTGCCCGCATTAGAATGAAGTAAAAGGCTGAATTTAAGAAAAACTTTAGAATTGCCCTGCTTTTTTTTAACTAGTTTTCTCTATCCTTGAATTACGAGGTAAAGGAGGAGCATGGAATGAAAAAGTGGGGATTTTTGATATGTATCATTGTACTGGGATATATCTTTTCCAAGTCACCCGCACTGTTTGAGCAGAAGGAAGAGGCGAATCTGGAAGTTCAGGATACGGGTGAAATTCGTGCAGGTTATACCAAAACAATTCACGTGGATATGCAGAATCAAGTACATAAGGGGAATTTATTGCTCGTCAATTCGGAGTATCCCGTTCATGCGGAAGGTGTTAGAACCGACATTGTCAATCTGGCTGAACAACATGAATTGGTCCGGGGATACGGATTGATGGATCAGAAAATTATGTTGTCAAAGTACGTAGCGCAAGCGTTCCAGAAGATGGTTGAAGCTGCTGGGAAAGATGACGTGCGATATTTTATTATTAGCAGTGGCTATAGGGACTTTACGAAGCAGGAGCAGCTTTATGAGGAAAAGGGATCGGACTATGCGCTCCCCGCGGGACATAGTGAACATAACCTGGGCTTGTCCATGGATATCGGCTCTACGCTGGCTGCTATGAGTGAAGCACCAGAAGGAGCCTGGCTGGAAAAGAATGCATGGAAATTCGGATTCATCTTGCGTTACCCGAAGGATAAAGTCGACATCACCGGCATCCAATTTGAACCATGGCATTTCCGGTATGTGGGATTGCCGCACAGCGCCATCATGTATCATAATCATCTGGTGCTGGAGCAATATTTGGAGCTGCTGCAGCAGAAAAAGAGCATTTCTGCCGAAGTCGGGGGAGAGCACTATTTTATACGCTATTACGATGCATCCAAAGATGAGACCATTCATATCCCTGAGCACGGTCAATATGAGATATCGGGAGACAACATGAAGGGAGTTGTCGTGACGGTGGAGGAATAAACAACTAGAAATACATGGAGGTTCGTTTATGAAACCTAAGGAGTTCAACATGAAGATGATATGGGTCGCGGCATTGATCGTCTATCTGTATCTGCTAACCAAGCTTATATTATTCAAGGGTCATGCGGTGGATTGGGGCATCGTGAGGGTTCAACTTATGGCGATCGCGCAGCAACCGGATCTGATTCATACGCGAACCGTTAACCTGACGCCATTTCAGGAAATCTCAAGAGACTGGCATAGCCTGTCGTTACATCGTCCGGGTACCGCAATTCATCTGCTGGGCAACGTCATGGCCTTTATCCCACTGGGTATTTTCATTCCAGTACTGATGGGGAACAAGCTTTTGTCAGGGGCAAAGGTACTCGTACTTTCCTTACTCTTAAGTTTTGCCTTTGAAGCGACACAGCTATTGACGGGCATGGGCATATTCGACGTGGATGATCTTATGTTGAACACTGTTGGTGGGATGGTTGGTTATGTTCTATATACCATGCTTATCGGTCTGAAACGTATGATTGTGGGAGGAACAGCAAGCACTGCGAAAAAAGAGTATAGTTCCAATCAGAGTCGGGTGTAAGGAGGGGAATGCACATGCAATCTCTGGATAAAGCATCAGATTACATTGGACATTAAAAGGAAGTGTAGATGCGTTACACAGCCTTTGTCATATTAATATGAGAAGCTCCCCATAACGTGCTGAGTACGTTATGGGGAGCTTTTATATCTGCCAGATAAGGTGGAGTAATTGTAAACAGATAATGACTTCGTTTGCGAGCTGAATCGCTAATGAGGTAGAGTAGAGATGATACATTTATCAACCCACATCCTTACAAGGAGGATATATATTGTATTCATTGGCTAAACAACTCGCAGGAAGAATGAAAGCGATCATGGAGATTGAAAGTGAAATTGCTGAAGCTGAGCGTAATCAGCAAGGTGAAGAATTTGTACGTGATTTAGAACAGAAAAGATCAGACTTGATAAAAACCTTTACACGTGATGAGTTACTGGTCATAACAACCGTGATGGAGGTAGGGCAATCGGAGAGAGGTTATCGACACTATTTTGACTCAAGTGACGTTGAGCTTATTTACCTACCCATTGAGTTGAATGAGCATGAACTGATGAAGAAATACTCTCACTTTCTGGTACATAAAACAAAACAAGAACTAGCAGATGGAATTGAATATCATACACTCGTCTCGTCATTTCTAAAAGAAGGTATGGAAATCTTAAAACTCTAAACTGCTATTAAATTGGATCTAGGAGGTCTGCTAGATGATAATGAAGATTTCATACTATACGCCAGATGGTTTCTATTATTATGTCCCCGATCAATATGCAGAGCAGATAAATGAGTGGAGAGGGGAGTTTTCTGATTTTTTGCAGAGTATAGAAGGGAAACATCCTTTCACCCAATATACCGAATATATTGATCATGAGGGTAAGAAAGAATATGGTGTTTTTGTGCGTTGCTATGGTGGGGATGATTTTGCAGACTGGATTAACGTGGAGAAATTAAACTGCAGAGGTGTATATCGCATTCCTTCGCCACCTGATGATTCGGAAGTTGGATTGAGGATAGATTTTTAAACGTATATCGATTATTAAAAGCAAAATCAAAAAAAAGCTCCCCGTCACCGTGCAGAGCGCACGTGACGGGGAGCTTTTCTGTATAACTTAACTGCATTAAATATAAATGCGATTAAGATTTTTTCATCATTTGACGCAATACGGTTTGCAGGATACCACCGTTATGGTAGTAGTCCACGTCAACCATGCTGTCCAGACGAGCGATAACAGGGAAGTCGAACTTGGTGCCGTCCTCACGAGTTACGGTAACCGTCAGTTCTTGTCCTGGTTTCACATCATTGCTCAGACCTGTGATGTCATACGTTTCACGACCGTTCAGACCGAGGCTGGACCAGCCATGACCTTCCTGGAATTGCAATGGCATTACGCCCATGCCCACCAGGTTACTGCGGTGAATACGCTCGAAGCTTTCTGCGATAACGGCTTTGACGCCAAGCAGGAATGTTCCTTTGGCCGCCCAGTCACGCGAGCTTCCTGTACCATACTCTTTACCAGCGATAACGATCAGGTTCTGTCCTTCATCCTGATACTTCATGGAAGCATCGTAGATGGACATCTCTTCGTCCGTTGGCAGGTATTTCGTAATACCACCCTCAGTTCCTGGAGCCACTTGGTTACGAATACGAATGTTGGCAAACGTACCACGCATCATAACTTCATGGTTACCACGACGGGAGCCGTAAGAGTTGAAGTCTTTGCGTTCTACGCCATGTTCTTTCAGGTACAGTCCAGCCGGACTGGATGGTGCGATATTACCCGCTGGCGAGATGTGATCCGTTGTTACGGAGTCAGCAAGCAATGCCATAACACGTGCGGAACGAATATCTGCGATATCAGTCAACTTGTCGCCAAGCTCCTGGAAGAATGGTGGATTCTGAATGTATGTGGAGTTTGGATCCCACTCATACAATTCGCCTTCCGGTACTGGAATCGTATTCCAACGTTCGTTAGCTGTAAATACGTTCTCGTATTTGTTGCGGAACATCTGTGCATTCAGCGAGCTAGCGATGGTATCCTTGATTTCCTCGGAGCTAGGCCAGAGGTCTTTCAGGAATACAGGTTCATTGTTGGTATCATAACCGATTGGATCGGTTGCAAAATCAATATTAACGGTACCCGCGAGAGCGTACGCCACAACGAGTGGCGGTGAAGCCAGATAGTTGGCTTTGACCTGCGCGTGCACACGACCTTCAAAGTTACGGTTACCGGACAATACAGCCGCTACCGTCATATCGTTCTCGGCGATTGCTTCGCTTACTTCGTCTGGCAGTGGGCCAGAGTTACCGATGCAAGTTGCGCAACCATAGCCGGCAACGTTGAATCCGAGTTTGTCGAGGTATTCAATCAGACCTGCTTTTTCCAGATACTCGGTAACAACGAGGGAACCTGGAGTCAAGCTGCTTTTCACGTAGCCAGGCTTAGTCAGACCACGTTCAACAGCTTTTTTGGCAAGCAGACCCGCTCCGACCATAACGCTAGGGTTGGATGTGTTGGTGCAGCTTGTGATTGCCGCGATAACGACAGCACCAGCAGTCAGTTCGCTAGTGGAACCGTCAGGGTGTTTCACAGGCACTTTCTCAGCGATTTTCTCGTCGCTCAGTCCATATCCGCCTTTGTCGATTGGCGTGCGAATAATGCTGTTGAAGCCTTCTTTCATTTGAGTCAACTCGATGCGATCCTGTGGACGTTTTGGTCCGGCGAGACTTGGAACAACGGATGCCAGATCCAGTTCGATCACGTCGGTAAACTCAGGATCAACCGTATCAGCAGTACGGAACATGTTTTGAGCTTTGTAATAAGCCTCAACCAGATCCACTTGCTCGTCGGTACGGCCGGTATTACGCATATAGTTCAGTGTTTCGCTGTCTACAGGGAAGAAACCAATTGTTGCGCCGTACTCTGGTGCCATGTTGGCTACTGTTGCACGGTCAGCCAGGCTGATGTTGCCAAGACCCGGTCCGTAGAACTCGACAAATTTACCGACAACGCCTTTTTTACGCAGCATTTGGGTAACTGTGAGTGCCAGATCCGTTGCTGTTGCGCCTTCACTCAGGCTGCCTGTCAATTTGAAACCGATAACGTCCGGTGTAACAAAATAAAGCGGTTGGCCGAGCATACCTGCTTCAGCCTCGATTCCGCCAACACCCCAACCAACAACGCCGAGTCCGTTGATCATGGTGGTGTGGGAGTCCGTTCCTACGAGGGAATCCGGGAATACAACCGTTTCACCGTCAATGGTTTTGGTTGCAGCCACAGAAGCCAGGTATTCCAAGTTAACTTGGTGAACAATCCCTGTGGATGGTGGAACTGCACGGAAGTTGTTGAATGCCGTTTGCGCCCAGCGCAAGAAACGATAACGCTCTTCGTTACGCTCGAACTCAACCTTGATGTTGTAGTCGAGTGCATCGTTCGTTCCGAATGCATCAACCATAACGGAGTGGTCGATAACGAGATCAACGGGTACGAGAGGGTTGATCTGTTTCGGATCGCCGCCTGCTTTTTTCACGGTATCGCGCATTGCTGCAAGGTCAACGACAACGGGTACACCAGTGAAATCCTGCAGAACGATACGTGCAGGGATAAATGGAATTTCTTTGTTATTGTCACGGCCTTCTGCCCAGCCGGTCAGTTGTTTTACATGTTCTTCGGTAATAGCACGTCCGTCGAATTGACGAATAGCTGCTTCGAGCAGCACTTTAATGGAGAAAGGAAGCTTGGAAAGGTCGCCGTAGCCGCCTTCCTGAAGAGCATCTAAACTGTAGTAGCGATAAGACTTGCCTCCGACCTCAAGACTGCGGGCCGCGGAGAAATGATTCTTGGCTGACATACATGTACCTCCTTAAAATGTGTCGGTGAGATGAAGAAAACGTTCATTTAGGTGAAGAACAGGCCTTCATCGTTCCGTGTCCTTGTTCGTTAGTTTCATTAGGTGAAACGTAATTTCATAATCGTAACTTTAGTTTTAAGTATACCGTTTTCAGCTCCGTACGTAAAGGGCTTTTTACCTGTCCAGCCAAGCCATTGAGAGATTGAATGCGTTCTCAAGTGAAGGAGATGGACGCGCTCTCTTCCGTACGCATTATCCCCCATAATAAGGCTTCAAAACAGAACCAGACACATACAACCGAAATTCCCTCATATAAATAAAAAAGAGTTTTCATGCAATGGATCATTCCGGACAGAACTCATGCCAAAGGGGGACACAGGCTTGGAACGCGAATGGAAAAGTGCCTTATATACCTACGTGAACCAGTATAATCGCTGTGAGATCGACTACCGTCCACAGACAAGCGAACGGATTGTCACCGATCCGGAATTTGTGCTGGAGCGGGGGGAGCGGATGGCCAGACTGGACCAATGGTACCGCAAGCGGCGGGCCGTGCCTCTTCGCAGTGAGACTAGCGCCAAGCTTGTGCGGACACTTATGGATGGGGCAGATGAATCGGTGGTGGATGTGCAATTGTACAGCAGGCTGTTCTATGAGAAGAATGGTTTGACCCATCGGGAAGACCGGATTGAGCGGGAACGCCTGACCTTTCTTAGGCAAGGTGGAGTTTGGACCATTGCACGTGTAGAACGTGAAGTGCCGGAGCGTCGCCCGGTAGGAGAGGGCCGTCCTTTTCAACAAGCCGATTTTGTACAGGCGATGAATAGGCCGCTGCTTAACCGAGAAGTGCTGGGACAGGGTAGAAGATCGAGGCAGCAGTTGTATCGCAGGGATCTGGCTGTCGCTTATGCGGATCGGTGGTGGAATGCGGGAAACCCGGCATTTGAGGAATTCGAAGTAGATTGCACCAATTACGTGTCCCAATGTCTCTTTGCAGGGGGAGCGCCCATCCACTATACTGGTAAAAGAGAAGCAGGATGGTGGTACAAAGGCTATGTAAATGGGTCTGAAATGTGGAGTTACAGCTGGGCCGTGTCTAACAGTCTGGAGCGTTATTTATCCGGCAGCAGTTGGGGATTGTCAGCGACCGAAGTGGAGCGCCCGGAGCAGTTAATGCTCGGAGACGTAATTCTTTACGACTGGGACGGGGACGGAAGGTTTCAGCATAGTACCGTCGTGACCGCTTTCGATGCGGGGGGCATGCCGCTTGTGAACGCACATACGGTCAGCAGTCGCCACCGTTTTTGGGATTACCGGGATTCTTACGCTTGGAACGAGCGGACGGTGTACCGGCTTTTTCACATTGCAGATGAGTTTTGAGGGTCAAAGATTTTACGGGATTCGGTGACGTAGACATCCGGTTCCGTGTAAAATAAGTCTAGATAACAGAATAAAAGTGGTGCTGAACATGCAGACATAGCAGCATCATTGCACAGATAATCGGAGGTTACGCATGAGTATGGATAAATTAACAGTAGGCGTCGTTTACGGCGGAAAGTCAGGCGAGCATGAGGTGTCGCTGCAAACGGCGTTTGCTGTAACGAACGCATTTAATTATGAGAAGTATGAACTGGTTCCTTTTTATATCTCCAAGCAGGGTACGTGGAAAAAAGGATCTGTCATGCACGCGCCATTTGCGCAGATTGAAGATTTGAAGCTGGAGCAGGCGGCGGGCGGAACTCAGGAAGCGCTGAACGCGCTGTTCGGCCGTTTATATGGCGGAGAAGAGGCGATGGACGTCATGTTCCCGCTGCTGCACGGTACGTTTGGTGAGGATGGCACGATTCAAGGGATGTTCGAGATGGCGGATATGCCTTATGTTGGTGCAGGTGTACTCGCTTCGGCTGGTGGCATGGACAAAGTGGTCATGAAGAAACTGTTCGCGCAGGCCGGAATCGACCAATGTGCCTTTACGTATTTTAACGCATCCCAATGGAAGCAGACTGAACATGAAATGATCTTGCAGGTGGAAGATCAACTTGGATATCCGTGCTTCATTAAGCCGGCCAATCTCGGTTCCAGTGTAGGAATCTCGAAGGCGCGTAACCGGGATGAACTGAAGAAAGCCGTGGAGTTCGCTCTCCGTTACGATACAAAGGTAGTCATTGAGGAGTTTGTAGAGGCGCGAGAAGTTGAAGTCAGTGTGCTTGGTAATGACGAACCGATGGCTTCCGTACCAGGAGAAATCGTATCTTCCGGTGAATATTATGACTATGCAGCCAAATACATCGATGGACAGTCTCAGATGCTGATCCCTGCTCCGCTAGACCCGGAAGCCGCAGATCGTATCCGTGAGGCCGCATTGCAGGCATTCCGTGCGATTGAAGGCAATGGCATTTCCCGTGCAGACTTCTTCATTCGCAAATCGGATGGGGCATTGCTTATTAATGAAGTAAACACCATGCCTGGTTTCACACCATACAGCATGTACCCGCTCTTGTGGCGTGAGACGGGCGTATCGTATGCCGAACTGCTGGATCGCATGATTGAGCTGGCTTTGGAACGCTACAACCGCAAGCAGGCGTTGAACTACGAGAATGGCGTACAGGCGTAGCCTAAGGACGACATTATAAGGAGGGGTATGAATGGGATTTCAGACCGAATTCAATTCCGTGTGCAAGTTCAAGAATGAACAAGAGCTGTTTGAATTGCTTGAATACGGCCGTGGCAAAATGGTCAAACAAGGTTTTCGCGTATTTCCTACCGGACAGAAAGTCATTGCTTACACACCGGATAACGTGGCCGTAGCCATCGTAAAAATCGTAGTCTCCATTGCTGAGATTAACTTCCAGGGTCAAGAAGTGACCGAAGTGGAGATGCAATTGATCCGTAAACTGAACGAGGAAGAATCACGTATTCAGACGGCTCTCGCGGACGAGATGTTCTTTGGTGAACAGGCACAGGGGTAGTTTGCTACATGTGGACCGGAAGCGCATGGACGGATTTGTCCAAACACGATTATGGTCACTCTTTTAGGGTAAAACTTGGTTATATAAAGTGAAGGGAAGACTGCCGGCTTCAATATATGCCGGGAAGGAATCCTGCCCTAATAGAGAGGAAGAAATTCATGCTCGTACGTTTTGGCTATGTGGCGATGTCCGTGCTTGTGGAGAATGCTTCACCTTCGCGGACGATGACCATGTCCAGCTTTAAGAAAATTGATGATAGGGAAGCGGCAATTCGCAAGCTTGAACGGATTGCGGCCGAGAATTTGCATAATACATTACGTTTGCTCAGACACAACAAAGGAAGTCATATTCATGTATATCGTTTCTCTTCCAAACTAATTCCGCTAGCAACGCATGAAGATCTCAGTGATTGGGATCCGTTTCCCGCACTTAAGCAGGATTTTGCCGCGATTGGCGATTTTGTGAAGGAGAACGAGATGCGTGTATCTTTCCACCCGGATCATTTTACGGTACTCAGCACGCCTCGGGAGGAAGTGCTGCGCAACTCCATGCGCGACCTTCGTCATCATGTGCGCATGCTGGATGCCATGGGGCTGAATGCTACTGCCAAGAACAATATACATATTGGTGGTGCATACGGAGACAAGCCTAGTGCAGCGCTGCGTTTTGAAGAAAATTTTCTGAAGCTGGATCGGGATATTCAGGAACGGATGACGCTTGAAAATGATGATAAAACGTTCAATGCTCCCGAGACCCTCTCGGTATGTCAGCGAATGGGACTGCCCATGGTGCTGGATATCCACCATCAATGGGTGAACAATGAAGGCGAACAGCCGTGGGATCTCTGGCCGGATATATTGAAAACGTGGGAGTCCCCGCTTGCTCAGGCGGATTCACCGGCAGACAAGCCTTTGCCGCCCAAAATTCATGTCTCCAGTCCAAAGAGTGAGAAGGACCTGCGAGGACATGCGGATGGTGTTGAGGTGGAACCATTGCTCGCCTTTTTACGTCATATTGCAGCAGATACGCCCGCTCTTGATGTGATGATTGAGGCCAAACGCAAGGATGAAGCTCTGGTGCAGTTGATGCAGAAACTAGCATTCTATCACGAAGAGGGTGTGGAGTGGGTGGACGAGTCGACGGTTATCATTCATCCGTAGCGCCAAAAGGGGCCTGGGCAACGAGAAACTTTACGACCCTCGGGGCGTATACTTTTAACAAGTATTTTAATTTTTCGTAGATTGATATAGAAAGTAGAGTGAACGCTTTGAATGAGAAGGAAAAAACACCTTATGTCGTGACAAGCAAAAGCTATACTGCCGTCGCCATTAATGCAGCTTCCAAAGCTGGAGAGTGGATCAAGAGCCGTCTCGGAACTGTGGGGGAGCCCGGAACCAAGTATTCCCCGCAGGATCTCGTTACTGAAGTCGATAAAGGTGCGGAACAGATGATCCGCCGCCTGATTCTGACGCATTTTCCCCATCATGCCATTCTGGGTGAAGAAGGCGTGGAACCGGGGCCGGAAGCATCAGCGAAGGCACTGAAAGAAGCAGAGGAAGAAGAGTTTCTCTGGATTGTGGACCCGGTGGACGGAACGACGAACTTTGTACACGGATTTCCGTTCTATTCGGTATCGATTGCTTTGGCCCATAACGGTGAGGTGATTGTAGGAGTAATCTACGATCCTTCCCGTGACGAGATGTTTGTTGCGGAAAAAGGAAAAGGAGCTTACGTGCACGGAAACCGGATGCTTGTATCGGATGAACAGGAACTGGCTCAGAGCCTGATCGCAGTTGGCTTCCCCGCGGATACAACCTACGCGTTGCCGATCAATATGGCCGCTGTTCAGGCTCTTGCACCGCAAGTACGCAGTCTGCGGGCAGGTGGTTCTGCCGCCCTGCACTTGGCATATGTTGCAGCAGGTCGTCTGAGCGCTTATACCGAAGTCGGACTGAAGCCTTGGGATATCGCCGCAGGTGCACTGCTGGTTGAGGAATCCGGCGGTAAGGTTACTGATACCGTGGGAACGCCTTACCAGCTGTCCGTGAGTCATGTGGTTGCCAGCAATGGCAAGATTCATGATGCACTGACGGGTGTGCTGAAGGAAGCAAATGCAACTGGTTTAGAGTGAAAATTTACTGAAGGAGCGAACAATAATGGATGAATCCAAAGAACTGGAACGACGTTTGAGTGATATGCTGACTGAAGGGGACATGGAGGAGTCCGGCGATGCTGACAAACGTGAACGTCAGCTGATTCCTCCCAAGTACGAGGTTCGCATTCAGACAGAACGGGACCCGATTGTCGAAGAAACGTTGAAGTACCGGGACATGGCACGTGAGGTGGACGATCGCTACGATCGATACCTAGAGCGTTCTGCCGGGAACAAGCCGGATACCGACCCGAATGGTTCTGATTCTGGAGACACGAATAAATCAAAGTCTTAACGAGTGGACATCTTGCTTATACTCAACGGATAACAGACTTACCTAATTAGGGGAGTCTGTTTTTCGTGTGGATATGGAGTGCAGACGACAGCACCCCTTTAATAATGTTAGAATAGAGTTACACGAACTTCTGTCATTGGAGTGAACAGTGTAATATGTAATTATATTTTATTTTATAGATACGAGAAAAAAGGAGTGTTCTAAGAATGAAGCGTAAACGCATATGGAGAAGTACCGCCGCGGGATTAACGGCAAGTATGCTGGCAGGGATGCTGATTTTGGCATCATCCGCACAGTCTGCTCATGCTGCGGATAGCAATACGTTACCAGCTGGAAGCGTAACATCATCATTGCCTGTACAGAAAGATGCGGTAGCGGTAACCAAGGAATTCCGCCTCGTCACATTGGGGGATTCCATCACCGTAGGGTATGAGCCGAACCTCAAAGAACTGCCATATGGTTATGTAGAACGGTTGCAGGAACAAGGTCTGCTTCACGGACGTACTCAGGTGGACAACTATGGTATTGCCGGATTGAAGAGCAGTGGTTTGAAAAACTTTGCAGATGCGATTAAAGAAGGGAAAGCGCTCACTTCCGAAGCTATTCAACCGAACCTTCCTGATCCAAGAGCGGCACAAGTTGGAGCCAATATTGCTGCCATCCGGGAGAGTGTAGCAGGAGCCAATCTCGTTGCCGTCACAATTGGAGGGAACGATGTATCCGAGTTGCTTGGTTCAGCAGATAAGCTGAGTGACGCGGAACTGGAAGCCAAAGTGAAGGAATTGCTAACTTCTTATACAGTCAATGTTAGTGCAGTTATCAATGATATTCATGAGATTAATCCGAATGCCAAAATTGTAATCGCTGACCAGTACCAACCCATGCCTGAAGTAGCTGGCAAAGCACTCTATGCGAAACTGATGGAAGCTTCCCAGGGGTTTACTGCGACCATTGATGGAATTGCGACTGAATTTTCCGCTAAAGGGATTGATGTAAAAGTGGCTCATGTCGCCAAGGAGTTTGTTGGCGGTGAAGGCACGATGACTCACATGATTAAGGACCGCGATTTCCACCCGAATCAGTTCGGATATGAAGCGATTGCCAAAGTATTCGCAGAAACAATCTGGGGCGATTACACCAAGCTGACGGCTCCTGCTGCAGGCCAACCGATGAATATCATCGTCAGTGGTAAAACGCTGGATACGCCGTACAAACCAATTAACCGCAATGGTAAAAACTTTGTGGCGATCCAGGATATCGTAAACGCCGTTGGCGCAACCACGGTATGGGATAACAAAACCTCAACCGCAACGATTACATATGGAGATCGGAAGGTTGCCGTGAAGATTGGTGCAACGGCTGTTCAGGTGAATGGTGCATCCGTAGCCGTGGATACACCTGCATTCCTGAGCAAAGTGGGTACAGAATCCAAAACGTATGTACCTCTCGCCATGGTAGCCGAGGGTCTTGGCTTTGATGTACAATATATAGCTAAGTTAAAAACCGTTTTTGTGAATCCGTAACGTAATAAGTAACACTCTAATACACTTTCGCATGATGTCGAGCAGCCAGATTCCTTGATCCTTTCAGGGAATCTGGCTGTTTTTGCGTCTATTTTCATGCAAGCACAAAGAGACAGACCTTCGGAAATGACCTAAAATGTTGCATAAATATGACTTGTCATCTGACCATGGATGTGTAAATATGAAAATAACTTACAGTAGATCGAAAACAGTTTCGAATGACAGCACCCTTCGCGAGCCAAAGGAGCGCTTTGGATGAGTAGAATTAAAAACGCTTTCACGAAATTACCAATTCATCATAAAACCATTCTCCTCATTGGATTACTGATGATGATCAGCTTCACGTTCTATGTATCTGTCTTGGGGTATGTGTTCGGCATTTATGACCGACAGATCTATGAGAAATCTTCGCAG contains these protein-coding regions:
- a CDS encoding D-alanine--D-alanine ligase, whose protein sequence is MSMDKLTVGVVYGGKSGEHEVSLQTAFAVTNAFNYEKYELVPFYISKQGTWKKGSVMHAPFAQIEDLKLEQAAGGTQEALNALFGRLYGGEEAMDVMFPLLHGTFGEDGTIQGMFEMADMPYVGAGVLASAGGMDKVVMKKLFAQAGIDQCAFTYFNASQWKQTEHEMILQVEDQLGYPCFIKPANLGSSVGISKARNRDELKKAVEFALRYDTKVVIEEFVEAREVEVSVLGNDEPMASVPGEIVSSGEYYDYAAKYIDGQSQMLIPAPLDPEAADRIREAALQAFRAIEGNGISRADFFIRKSDGALLINEVNTMPGFTPYSMYPLLWRETGVSYAELLDRMIELALERYNRKQALNYENGVQA
- the uvsE gene encoding UV DNA damage repair endonuclease UvsE, which gives rise to MLVRFGYVAMSVLVENASPSRTMTMSSFKKIDDREAAIRKLERIAAENLHNTLRLLRHNKGSHIHVYRFSSKLIPLATHEDLSDWDPFPALKQDFAAIGDFVKENEMRVSFHPDHFTVLSTPREEVLRNSMRDLRHHVRMLDAMGLNATAKNNIHIGGAYGDKPSAALRFEENFLKLDRDIQERMTLENDDKTFNAPETLSVCQRMGLPMVLDIHHQWVNNEGEQPWDLWPDILKTWESPLAQADSPADKPLPPKIHVSSPKSEKDLRGHADGVEVEPLLAFLRHIAADTPALDVMIEAKRKDEALVQLMQKLAFYHEEGVEWVDESTVIIHP
- a CDS encoding inositol monophosphatase family protein: MNEKEKTPYVVTSKSYTAVAINAASKAGEWIKSRLGTVGEPGTKYSPQDLVTEVDKGAEQMIRRLILTHFPHHAILGEEGVEPGPEASAKALKEAEEEEFLWIVDPVDGTTNFVHGFPFYSVSIALAHNGEVIVGVIYDPSRDEMFVAEKGKGAYVHGNRMLVSDEQELAQSLIAVGFPADTTYALPINMAAVQALAPQVRSLRAGGSAALHLAYVAAGRLSAYTEVGLKPWDIAAGALLVEESGGKVTDTVGTPYQLSVSHVVASNGKIHDALTGVLKEANATGLE
- a CDS encoding stalk domain-containing protein, translating into MKRKRIWRSTAAGLTASMLAGMLILASSAQSAHAADSNTLPAGSVTSSLPVQKDAVAVTKEFRLVTLGDSITVGYEPNLKELPYGYVERLQEQGLLHGRTQVDNYGIAGLKSSGLKNFADAIKEGKALTSEAIQPNLPDPRAAQVGANIAAIRESVAGANLVAVTIGGNDVSELLGSADKLSDAELEAKVKELLTSYTVNVSAVINDIHEINPNAKIVIADQYQPMPEVAGKALYAKLMEASQGFTATIDGIATEFSAKGIDVKVAHVAKEFVGGEGTMTHMIKDRDFHPNQFGYEAIAKVFAETIWGDYTKLTAPAAGQPMNIIVSGKTLDTPYKPINRNGKNFVAIQDIVNAVGATTVWDNKTSTATITYGDRKVAVKIGATAVQVNGASVAVDTPAFLSKVGTESKTYVPLAMVAEGLGFDVQYIAKLKTVFVNP